The Anguilla anguilla isolate fAngAng1 chromosome 4, fAngAng1.pri, whole genome shotgun sequence genome has a window encoding:
- the med27 gene encoding mediator of RNA polymerase II transcription subunit 27 yields MADVMNVGVNLEAFSQAINAIQALRSSVTRVFDSLKDGMKNKETLEGREKVFITEFQDNLQSVNRDLNELERLSNLVGRPSESHPLHNSGLLSLDPVQDKTPFYSQLLQAYKWSNKLQYHAGLASSLLNQQSLKRSANQMGASAKRRPKVQPSTLVLPPQYVDDVISRIGRMFPDMTIELFRPNGTSAVLLVTLGKVLKAIVVMRSLFIDRTIVRAFNENLYTEDGKLDIWSKSNYHVFQKVTDHATTALLHYQLPQMPDVVVRSFMTWLRSFIKLFQTPCQRCGKYLQDGLPPTWRDFRTLEAFHDSCRQ; encoded by the coding sequence ATGGCGGATGTAATGAATGTGGGAGTAAATTTAGAAGCATTTTCACAGGCAATAAATGCAATCCAGGCGCTTCGTTCAAGTGTAACTCGGGTTTTTGACTCTTTGAAGGatggaatgaaaaacaaagaaacactgGAAGGACGTGAAAAAGTTTTCATCACTGAATTTCAGGATAACTTACAGTCGGTAAATCGGGACCTGAATGAGTTGGAGCGGCTCAGTAACCTGGTTGGTCGACCTTCTGAAAGCCATCCCCTTCACAACAGTGGCTTGCTGAGTCTGGATCCTGTTCAGGACAAGACTCCATTCTATAGTCAGCTACTGCAGGCATATAAGTGGTCAAATAAGTTGCAGTACCATGCTGGTCTGGCTTCCAGTCTTTTGAACCAGCAATCACTGAAGCGCTCTGCGAACCAGATGGGTGCGTCTGCCAAGAGACGACCCAAGGTCCAGCCCAGCACCCTGGTCCTGCCTCCACAGTATGTGGATGATGTTATATCAAGGATCGGTCGAATGTTTCCGGATATGACAATTGAACTCTTTAGACCGAATGGAACATCAGCAGTACTTCTGGTAACTTTGGGGAAAGTACTGAAAGCGATTGTGGTGATGCGAAGCCTATTTATCGATCGCACTATTGTGAGGGCATTCAACGAGAACTTGTATACTGAAGATGGCAAACTGGACATCTGGTCAAAGTCCAACTACCATGTTTTTCAGAAGGTTACAGATCATGCCACTACTGCTCTGTTACACTACCAGCTGCCCCAGATGCCTGACGTGGTTGTGAGGTCCTTCATGACCTGGTTGAGAAGCTTTATCAAGCTTTTCCAAACGCCATGCCAGCGATGTGGCAAGTACCTGCAAGACGGACTGCCTCCTACCTGGAGAGACTTCCGCACCCTGGAGGCCTTCCATGACAGCTGCAGACAGTGA
- the cdk13 gene encoding cyclin-dependent kinase 13 — MPNSEAVQEVRGRSPSEQRNAKQDMTSKPGSGALSQGEKQRDKRRSSSSRRRKHRHDRKRSQQNISEDFNCEQSVSERDGELRTLVEYDDVSSQSERFSGSPSPKPDPHTQRLLQRLSENEFVDCSGPASPGRKSRKEWHSSPRRDLPSSRSAERNRNEKERKRKDNHSRERDSSCKSRSGSSGYKHSRDGVRNSDSNGKKTTLVTSTMTSLVKKESKQHKIRMRSEKDPPSAYRDTPKAYREERDEPRAYRSSPGHKEESPYGTFYSHNYSHHQSPGAGYNQSTSSYGNKRRSPSPAYYGRDVESYSAYNRSKSPGSYSINKRQRSPTSPYNRRKSPSYGRQSPYEPGEITSSPYGSRRRSRSPYRKSFSPSPRQAGKSRSRSPYPSRHSHSRSRPSSLSPSTLTLKSSLAAELSKQKKAKAAEAAARAKSSSNASTPTKGSSSSGAPQPSPSPGHAIKKSRPPSPPPTEKGPRTPVSSRPQSPVDCPPKRTAPLPQPSKENKGRDDSSSQQLKDKRKPSAQTQGKDKEHSTDSPVHTLASLPMPPGLLEHLDGPDSLKDCLPPRMGKKAADQKSRQLLSDLPLPPELPGGDSSSPRSSPEDRKTLGLRHRPKICGPRFGEIKEMEIDWGKRCVDKFEIIGITGEGTYGQVYKAKDKDTAEMVALKKVRLDNEKEGFPITAIREIKILRQLNHKSIINMKEIVTDKEDAVDFRNDKGAFYLVFEYMDHDLMGLLESGLVHFNESHIKSFMRQLLEGLDYCHKKNFLHRDIKCSNILLNNKGQIKLADFGLARLYNSEESRPYTNKVITLWYRPPELLLGEERYTSAIDVWSCGCILGELFTKKPIFQANQELAQLELISRICGSPSPAVWPDVIKLPYFNTMKPKKPYRRRLREEFAFIPPAALDLFDHMLALDPSKRCMAEQALNSDFLKDVDPAKMPTPDLPLWQDCHELWSKKRRRQRQAPEQPAPPKAPRKELGPDDSRSGTPQGLPAPGQHKPPSNAASALLDSKASGSQLTQEQLTVLLNLLRSKSSVNMAQLAQVMNIRMNPETLQQLTKVSMPASVLTEPPAPPEPPKPPQPGGAPRTPPLPGKLEGEGASVVTQGAFTALMAQLLKVQQMQRKEPGTDGDGGDGAAPPVVGAGGSEQFSEARQAPKPSPVSPASEGGGMSDPPLPPDTLDLPHILPPDQRPPEPPEPPPPACEDLDYRQAASADSGGRAGLTPPIGGETDGDGGQAPEPDYPPPPPPPQPAQPEGPNYGNDYARDSSYPPFPPPFPSSGYPGDCFGASYLGGMLGGGLPAHSLREMFSHTPPPPSSSTARPHTPGYQEPYPHGGPVATRGAAGSGLVFSGDKDHRFEYNHSPLPVEGHPHPASIHAYNHGLSRQDGLPPPLHPPPGQGWGSPSQPMVPPFPPGFMPHMNTAAIRGRGLPF, encoded by the exons ATGCCGAATTCGGAGGCGGTCCAAGAGGTTCGAGGAAGGAGCCCTTCAGAGCAGAGAAATGCCAAACAGGACATGACAAGTAAACCTGGTAGCGGTGCATTATCTCAGGGCGAGAAACAGCGGGATAAGAGGCGGTCGTCGTCCTCTCGGCGAAGGAAACACAGGCACGACAGGAAGAGATCGCAGCAAAATATATCTGAAGATTTCAATTGTGAACAGAGCGTCTCTGAAAGAGATGGTGAACTTAGAACTTTAGTGGAATACGATGATGTAAGTTCGCAGTCGGAGCGGTTCTCCGGGAGCCCCTCTCCAAAACCCGACCCGCATACCCAAAGACTTCTACAGCGTCTGAGCGAAAATGAGTTCGTGGACTGCAGCGGTCCTGCATCGCCGGGAAGAAAATCGAGGAAAGAGTGGCACTCCTCGCCCAGGAGAGACTTGCCAAGCAGCCGATCGGCCGAAAGGAATAGAAATGAAAAGGAACGCAAAAGAAAGGACAATCACAGCCGGGAGAGAGACTCCTCTTGCAAGTCACGGAGTGGTAGCAGCGGCTACAAGCACAGCAGAGACGGCGTGCGGAATAGCGACAGTAACGGGAAGAAGACAACCCTGGTAACGTCAACCATGACGTCGTTAGTTAAAAAGGAGTCCAAACAGCACAAAATTAGAATGAGATCAGAAAAAGACCCACCATCGGCATATAGAGATACCCCAAAAGCTTACAGAGAAGAGCGTGATGAGCCCAGGGCCTACAGAAGTAGCCCTGGACATAAGGAAGAAAGTCCGTATGGAACTTTTTATTCTCATAACTATAGCCACCACCAGTCCCCTGGCGCTGGTTATAACCAATCCACATCCAGTTATGGGAACAAGAGACGCTCCCCAAGTCCGGCGTACTACGGCCGAGATGTTGAGTCTTATAGCGCCTATAACCGCTCCAAGTCGCCCGGCTCATATTCGATTAACAAAAGACAGAGGTCTCCCACGAGTCCGTACAACAGGCGCAAGTCCCCCAGCTACGGCCGACAGAGCCCTTATGAACCAGGAGAAATTACTTCCAGTCCATACGGTAGTCGAAGGCGATCAAGAAGTCCGTACCGAAAGTCATTCAGCCCGAGTCCAAG GCAAGCCGGGAAGTCCCGCAGCCGCAGCCCGTACCCCTCGCGGCACTCCCACTCGCGCAGTCGCCCCTCCAGCCTCTCCCCCAGCACCCTGACGCTGAAGAGCAGCCTGGCCGCGGAGCTGAGCAAGCAGAAGAAGGCCAAGGCGGCCGAGGCCGCCGCCCGGGCCAAGAGCTCCAGCAACGCCTCCACGCCCACGAAGGGATCTTCCTCCAGCGGCGCCCCCCAGCCGAGCCCCAGCCCCGGCCATGCCATCAAGAAGTCCCGGCCCCCATCCCCGCCTCCGACCGAAAAGGGGCCAAGGACCCCTGTGTCCAGCCGGCCTCAGTCCCCCGTCGACTGCCCCCCCAAGCGAACGGCGCCGCTCCCCCAGCCCAGCAAAGAGAACAAGGGGAGGGATGACTCATCCTCCCAGCAACTCAAGGACAAGAGGAAGCCCTCTGCTCAGACACAGGGGAAGGACAAAGAGCACTCCACTGACTCACCCGTCCATACACTGGCCTCCCTGCCCATGCCCCCAGGCCTCCTTGAGCACCTGGATGGACCGGACAG CTTGAAGGACTGCCTGCCGCCACGCATGGGGAAGAAGGCGGCGGACCAGAAGTCCCGGCAGCTCCTCAGCgacctgcccctgccccccgaGCTACCGGGCGGCGACTCCAGCTCTCCTCGAAGCTCCCCGGAAGACAGGAAAACCCTCGGGCTCCGCCATAGGCCCAA GATATGTGGACCTCGGTTTGGTGAAATCAAAGAGATGGAGATTGACTGGGGAAAGCGCTGTGTGGACAAGTTTGAGATCATTGGGATCACGGGCGAAGGCACCTATGGCCAGGTGTACAAGGCTAAAGACAAAGACACCG CGGAAATGGTGGCCTTGAAGAAAGTTCGGCTGGATAACGAGAAGGAAGGCTTTCCCATCACAGCCATCCGCGAGATCAAGATCTTGAGACAGCTCAACCACAAGAGCATCATCAACATGAAGGAGATTGTCACTGACAAGGAGGATGCTGTTGACTTCAGGAACGATAAGG GTGCATTCTATCTGGTGTTTGAATACATGGACCATGACCTGATGGGGCTTTTGGAGTCTGGCCTGGTCCACTTCAATGAGAGCCACATCAAGTCCTTCATGCGGCAACTGCTGGAGGGCCTGGACTACTGCCACAAGAAGAACTTCCTGCATAGAGACATCAAGTGCTCCAATATTCTTCTCAATAACAA GGGGCAGATTAAGCTTGCAGATTTTGGCCTGGCGCGACTCTATAACTCTGAAGAAAG TCGTCCCTACACTAATAAGGTGATCACACTGTGGTACCGGCCGCCAGAGCTGCTACTGGGGGAGGAGAGGTACACGTCTGCCATAGACGTCTGGAGTTGTGG ttgcattctgggagaacTGTTTACAAAGAAGCCTATCTTTCAGGCCAACCAGGAGCTTGCCCAGTTGGAGCTCATTAG CCGAATCTGTGGAAGCCCCAGCCCTGCCGTGTGGCCGGACGTGATCAAGCTGCCATACTTCAACACCATGAAACCAAAGAAACCGTATCGAAGACGGTTACGGGAAGAGTTTGCGTT CATACCCCCAGCAGCCCTGGATTTGTTTGACCACATGCTGGCGTTGGACCCCAGCAAGCGCTGCATGGCCGAGCAAGCTCTCAACAGCGACTTCCTCAAAGACGTGGACCCAGCCAAGATGCCAACACCAGA CCTCCCCCTGTGGCAGGACTGTCACGAGCTGTGGAGCAAGAAGAGGCGGCGCCAGAGGCAGGCGCCCGAACAGCCGGCCCCGCCCAAGGCCCCCCGTAAAGAGCTGGGGCCGGATGACAGCCGCAGCGGCACCCCCCAGGGCCTCCCCGCCCCGGGCCAGCACAAGCCCCCGAGCAACGCCGCCTCCGCGCTGCTGG ACTCGAAAGCCTCCGGCTCCCAGCTGACGCAGGAGCAGCTGACCGTACTGCTCAACCTGCTCCGGTCCAAGAGCTCGGTCAACATGGCGCAGCTCGCCCAGGTCATGAACATCAGGATGAACCCTGAGACCCTGCAGCAGCTCACCAAGGTTTCGATGCCTGCCAGTGTCCTGACcgagccccccgccccaccagagccccccaaacccccccagcCGGGGGGCGCGCCCCGCACCCCTCCCCTGCCCGGCAAactggaaggggagggggcgtCCGTGGTGACGCAGGGCGCCTTCACCGCGCTCATGGCTCAGCTGCTCAAGGTCCAGCAGATGCAGAGGAAGGAACCCGGCACCgacggggatgggggggatggagCTGCTCCCCCTGTGGTCGGGGCGGGTGGCTCGGAACAGTTCTCGGAGGCACGGCAGGCTCCAAAGCCCAGCCCTGTCTCGCCAG CCTCTGAGGGCGGTGGTATGTCCGATCCCCCACTGCCTCCCGACACGTTGGATCTCCCGCACATCCTCCCTCCGGACCAGAGACCCCCCGAGCCCCCGGAGCCCCCACCGCCTGCCTGCGAAGACCTGGACTACCGCCAGGCAGCCAGTGCCGACAGCGGGGGCAGGGCAGGCCTGACGCCGCCCATCGGCGGCGAGACGGACGGTGACGGGGGACAGGCACCCGAGCCCGATTAcccgcctcccccgccccctcctcagcCCGCTCAGCCCGAGGGGCCCAACTACGGCAACGACTACGCCAGAGACAGCAGCTACCCCCcgtttccccctcccttcccctcctcagGTTACCCCGGCGACTGCTTTGGAGCGAGCTATCTGGGCGGGATGCTGGGGGGAGGGCTCCCCGCCCATTCCCTGAGGGAGATGTTCAGCCACACGCCCCCGCCGCCCTCCTCGTCCACGGCCCGCCCGCACACCCCTGGTTACCAGGAGCCTTACCCGCACGGCGGGCCGGTGGCTACCAGGGGGGCCGCGGGGTCCGGCCTGGTGTTCAGTGGCGACAAGGACCACCGCTTCGAGTACAATCACAGCCCCCTGCCTGTGGAGGGCCACCCGCACCCCGCCAGCATCCACGCCTATAACCATGGCCTGAGCCGGCAGGACggcctgccccctcccctgcatCCCCCTCCGGGTCAGGGGTGGGGCTCTCCCTCGCAGCCCATGgtgccccctttcccccctggGTTCATGCCGCACATGAACACAGCGGCAATCCGGGGTCGAGGCCTACCCTtttga